The sequence cccacccccacccacatcACCTGTTGGAGGAGCACACTGGGAGGCTTGCTGTGACCTCCCTCTGGGGCCAGTGGCCTTTTCTTGGACTTTTCCCGGTGAGCTCCCCAAAGCATTCGGGGTCGTTGCACCTGTGTTGCTTTGCCCTCTGTGTTACCGCGTTACTCTGGTCTCACCCATTTCCCTGTTCCCTTCACATGTTGTCTTTGCTGGCTCCCCTCCTTTTTGACCCATGGAGTCACCTAGACAGCTCTCTTCGCCACACGTACTTCTTTATTATACAACTTTGTGTTAGTTATCTTTTGCTCCATAACAAATTAACAGAAACTTAGTGACTTAACAATACcgattaatatattttatttttattttttattttttattttttgagacagagttttgctcttgttgtctaggctggagtgcaatggggcgatctcggctcaccgcaacctctgcctccagggttcaaacgattctcctgcctcagcctcccgagtagctgggattacaggcatgcgccaccacgcccagctaattttgtatttttagtagagacggggtttctccatgttggttagactggtctcgaactcctggcctcaggcgatccgcctgcctcggcctcccaaagtgctgggattacaggcatgagccatggcacccagcctaaCAATATTGATTTATTAGCTCACATTTTTGTAGGTTAGAAGTCCAGTGCTGTGTGCTTGGTCTTTGTATTGGTCCATTCTCGCACTGCTGCAAAGAAAtgcctgagagtgggtaatttctaaagaaggGAGAtataattggctcacagttctgcaggctctacaggaagcgtgactgaggaggcctcaggaaacttgcaatggtggcagaaagcaaaggagaagcaggcacatctgACATGGCCAGAGtaggagaaagagagggggaagttgctatacacttttaaacaaccagatctcttgagaactctgTATCACAAGAATAGCGCCAAaggggaaaatccacccccatgatccagtcacctcccaccatgctcctcctccaacattggggttTACCACTTGACatgtgatttgggtgggacacaaatccaaacaagGCAGAAATCACAGTGTCAATAGAAACAGGACTGAGTTCTCATCTGGAGGTTCTGAAAGCCATTTCCAAGCCCATTTTCATTGTGGGTAGAGTTCATTTCCCTGCAGTTAGATGACAGAGGCCCCCATCCCCCTGCCAGCTGTCAGCTGGGAGCCtctctcagctcctagaggccacctgcattccttgtcACATGGCCCCCTCCATCTCCAAGCTAGCAACAGCACAGCAGATCCTTCTCGTGCTTCAAATTTCTGACTTCCTCTGTCTCTGATCTCTACACCTAGATTTGAGAGACTCATATGGTTGGGTGAGGCCCAGCCCCAGGTAGTGTATATTAAGGTTAACTGATTGGGGGccttacatctgcaaaatcccttttgaCATACAAGGTAGCATAATCATGGGGGTGATATTTGATCCTAGCCATAGGTTCTGCCTGCAGTCAAGGGGAGGAGACTCTGCAAGGGCAAGGGTCACTGGGgatcatcttagaattctgcccaCCCCAGGCCTCAACCATGAACTCTTTGAAAATGATTTCTCAAATCTACTCTGATTTATTACACTTCCCATTGTTTTTCTGCTAAAACACCTTCCCCTTCCGTGTGCCCCCCGTCCTGTCATTGCCTCTGGGCCAGCTGTCCCTCAGCATTGTCTTTCTCCCACCTAAGCTCTGAGCCTCTAATATCTCCAACTCCTTTTTTACATTTGCTATTAGCAAAATAGAAGGCTTTGCTGTCTTCTGACTCAGTCCTGGATTTCGCTGATACCAAGCCAATACACAGCTTCATCAGCAGTGCAGACTGGGAGAAGGACTCTAACGTGCCCCAGCAAGCTGCACACagtagtgcgcacctgtaatcccagctgctcaggaggctgagatgggaggatcgcttgggttcaggagttcaaatcctgaactcaccagcttgggcaacatagtgagaccccccatctcaaaaaaagcaaacgCACAGCGGTGCTGCAGGATAGCTTAAATTTTTTAGGGAAACACCAGAGACGTCTTGTCGGAATACTACTACATGGTTTGAACCTAACTAAATAAAAGGAATTACTGGCCAgccactgtggctcacgcctgtaatcctagcactctgggaggccgaagcgggcggatcacctgaggtcaggagttcgagagcagcctggccaacgtggcgaaaccccccctctaccaaaaatataaaaattagctggacgtggtggcgggcacctgtaatcccagctactagggaggctgaggtaggagaatcgcttgaacctgggaggtggaggttgtggtgagctgagatcacgccactgcactccagcctgggcgacaagagcaaaactccttctcaaaaaaaaaaaaaaaaaaaaaaaaaggaattcctgAGTATTTCTTTTGCCCTGTGGTTGCCATGAACCAAgaaagtttgggaacctctgtcaTGTGACCTTTGACCAGTCATTTCACTCTGGGTCCATCTTCCCACGTCTGTAAATGATATGGGTAGAAAAGAGGATCTCTTTGGGGTCCTTTTCTGCTGTGTGCATTTATGTAAAATGTCAGACTCAGCTTTGCCCCCACTGCAGGCTTCCACCCCCATCTAAGGCCAACTCCGCCTGTCTTTCCTATCCCACCATGCCTCTCAGATCAGGAGCTCCTGTCTGTACCTGCACTTGTGCCAATATTCTCCACTTGGCTCACTGTTACACATCCTCTGTGAAGCCCTTCCTTACCATGCAACACACAGTAGACACTTGCCTCTGCtgtttaaagtgtgtgtgtgtgtgtgtccatgtccaTCATTCCCTGGCTAGGTGAGCTTTTAGAAGAGAAGAGCTGTAAGTCATTGAGTGCCAGCTTGCGGCAGGCTGTGCAAGGGAAGGGAGCGTGTCTTTGTCTCTTAAATGGTAAGATTTAGTGCATACCTACCCACTTTCTAAGCAGGCAGACTGGGGAGTTCCTTCTCTGCCAGAGGAGGTCCCAGCACCTTGGGCATTTAGAGCTTGCTTCTGCTTCTCTAACGGGGCTCTCCTGCAGCACTGTAACGGCGTTGACTGGCGTCAGAAGCTGGACTCTCAGCGAGGGGCCGTCATTGCCACGGAGCTGAAGAACAACAGCTACAAGTTGGCCCGGTGGACCTGCTGTGCTTTGCTGGCTGGATCTGAATACCTCAAGCTTGGGTGAGAGGCCTGTGCGGGAACTGGCAGCTGATCTTGTGAAAGGAAGGGTCTGGGTAGGGAGGTTGGCCCTCCCCTCCCCGTGTACTGGACTGGCAGAGATAAATCCAGGGATGGGGTAGAGATGGAGGGATCAGTTAGGAGACAGATGCCAAACAGCAGGCATGCTGAATGGAGTCCTGAACTAGGGCAATGATGTCAGTGAAATCCAGAACTGAACACTCAGAAGACGGAGTTTTCCCTTTCCCTTGAAAATAGCAGTGGACCAGGTATCACCATTTAATGGACATTTGATGCCAAGTGTTGCTGTCTCTGTGCCACCTGCTCTGACCACTGATATCCCTTCCTCTGTTAGTTATGTGTCTCGGTACCACGTGAAAGACTCCTCACGCCACGTCATCCTGGGCACCCAGCAGTTCAAGCCTAATGAATTTGCCAGCCAGATCAACCTGAGCGTGGAGAATGCCTGGGGCATTCTACGCTGCGTCATCGACATCTGCATGAAGCTGGAGGAGGGCAAATACCTCATCCTCAAGGACCCCAACAAGCAGGTCATCCGTGTCTACAGCCTCCCTGATGGCACCTTCAGCTCTGATGAAgacgaggaggaagaggaggaggaagaagaggaagaagaaggtgtGTAGCAACCCACTTTCTGAGGTCTAGAGTGATCTGTGGGCTAGCACGGGAGCAAGTTCTATAGCCATTGTGATCTTTAACCTTGATAAAACTTTGAGAATTCCGAGACTTAAGTATGAAGCAGCATTCACTTTGCCTCCAAGAGCTTCTTCCAGAGCCTTTAGATCACATCAAGTGGTTGGGGAGGATAGCGGTGTTTTAGAGAAGTGGCTGGACTGTGGCAGAGGTAGAGAAAGATGAGGGAAGTCCTGGATGGAAGCCCATGGTCTAGAGGGAAAAGCTGCGCTCTGGGTTAAATAGCTTGAAAGTTGTCTCTCCAGCTCCACCAGCTGGTGACTGAAGGAAGTACCTGCCCGGCCCTGTGAGGATCTAAAAGGCTTCACTTCTGAATGGAAGTGTTGAAAACTCACACGCAGTCCAGCAGAGGTTCAGAAAGGAAAGTGAACGCCATATCACACaacctggcttatttctcttacattttttgtgtctttcagAGGAAGAAACTTAAACCAGTGATGTGGAGCTGGAGTTTATCCTTCCACCGAGACTATGAGGGCCTTTGACGCTTAGTGGAATGTGTATCTAACTTGCTCTCTGACGTTTAgcagatgaaataaaatatacgTCTGTTTAGTCTCTCCTTCATCGTCTATCTGCATTAACGATTTACAGCCCTTTTTTCAAAGATTCCTGGCAGAGTGGGGATGAGATTCAGCAATTTCTATGTGGAATTCAGAATGTGGGTGTCATCATTTGTTGTAAGAAGTTCATTTCCACAAGCATGAGTGCCTGCTGGCTGTGTGAAGAGCCAACTGTTGCTTTTGGAGAGTTCACTGGGAGGAGCTGGACTGCAGAATGCTAGTACAGCGCAAAGTAGGGCGTGGATGAGGTGGCGCTGCTGCGCATGAGGGAGGCTGCCACGGAGAGCTTGATGGATGTCCCACTGGCTGATTGTGTTATGGTTTGTGAACTGTTGTTAAGCTTGGCTTGGGCTGGTGACAGTCTCAGGCCTGTCCCTACAAAGCAGTGTGTCATAAGAGCTCTGGATGTTTAGGatatgtaaactttttttttttttttttttgagacagagcgtctgtcgccctggctggagtgcagtagcacaatctcagctcactgcaacctctgcctcccaggttgaaacgatcctcctgcctcagcccccctagtagctgggattacaggcatgcaccaccatgcctggctaatttttgtatttttagtagagacggggtttcgccatactggccaggctggtcttgaactgacctcaggtgatccacccgcctcggcctcccaaagtgctgggattacaggcgtgagccaccgcacccagccgaggGTATGTAAACTTCTGTATAAGTGGACGTTCTGTTCTGGACACTTTATAGAGTAATTACCCTGCCAGGTGTTAATGCTGAGCTTTCTGTAGTATCTAAGCCTCATACAGAAGTGTGATGCTGGCAGGAGTAGTACCATTATGAGGTGAGgaaacaggcatggtggctcaaacctctaatcccaacactttgggaggccaaggcagaaggatcagtttagcctaggagtttgagaccagcctgggtacagGGAGACCAGggcctgtctccacaaaaaaaaataaactattaaccAGTCATGGTGCttccacctgtggtcccagctactcaggaggctgaggtgggaggagtgcttgagcccaggagttcaaggctgcagtgagctatgatcacaccactgcactccagcgtgacagaaggagaccctttatcaaaaaaaaaaaaaaaaaagccaggtgcagtggctcatgcctatgatcccagcactttggcactttgggaggctgaggtgggtggatcacttgaggtcgggggttcgcgaccagcctgagcaacatagcaaaacccccatctctacaaaaaataccaaaattagccaggcatggtggcacttgtaatcctagcactttgggaggctgaagcaggatagtgtgagcctgggaggttagggctgcagtgagccatgattgtgtcactgtactccagcctgggttaccgtaagacactgtctcaaaaagaagatgTCCCTACTTTATTTTTGGCAAAGTATTTTGCCTAACCTCTCTGGCTCCAGTGCTTATTCAACAAATGCCTGAACTTCCGTATGTCAGATACTGGACAATTTCTGCTCTGAGGAAGCTTTTCTCTGATGTTGACACAGACTGAAGAAAGTAAATGACAttcggccggacgcggtggctcacgcctgtaatcccagcactttgggaggccgaggtgggcggatcacgaggtcaggagatcgagaccatcctggctaacacggtgaaaccccatctctactaaaaatacaaaaaattagccaggcgtggcggtggtcgcctgtagtcccagctactcgggaggctgaggcaggagaatggcgtgacccaggaggcggagcttgcagtgagccaagatcacgccactgcactccagcctgggcgacagagtgagactgtctcaaaaaaaaaaaagtaaatgccaTTCTTTGGTAGGTACTTGTAGGCCTGAGAGGTCAAGGAAGTTTTTCTAAGGAGTCCCCAGCTACGATGTTTAATTAAAAGAATCTTGGCCGGGcgaggtagctcacgcctgtaatcccagcactttgagaggccgagacgggcggatcacgaggtcaggagatcaagaccatcctggctaacacggtgaaaccccgtctctactaaaaaaacaaaatacaaaaaaactagccgggcgtagtggcggacgcctgtaagtcccagctactccagaggctgaggcaggagaatggggtgaacccgggaggcggagcttgcagtgagccgagatcgcgacaccgcactccagcctgggcgactgagcgagactccgtctcaaaaaaagaagaaaaaaaaaaaaaaagaatctccagCCACGCAAAGCTGCAAGCTCGCAGTTCTTTCCACCTGCCCTTACCACAAGAACACTCAGCCCCATTTCACCGGACTTTGAAGGTTCCTACGCTGACCTCGTATTTCTTCCCATGTAAATCTCATACAGGGGCCACATGCCACCCCTGGGAAGCCAACCTTGATCATCCAGTTCACGTTATCTCCCTCCTGCCATTTATCTTGCCTCCACTGAGTTTTAATTCCAGGATCCACTTCCTGTGATTGCAAACATATCCCTTCATCCCTATGTCTCCATTTGACCAGTCAGCTACCAAACGTCAGAAACAATGCCTTGCCCGCCTCTCCTGTTTGGTGGAAGATCAAGACAGTCGTGTATGTTACTTGGTAAGCAGTACACTGAGTCACTGTAGCAAACGCTTGTTAATTGGCTTATCCATCCTGGCTCCACCACGCTGGTTTCCAGTCCCACAAAACTGGGTAGGCCAACTAGTTTTAGTGTTAGGCTACATTCGTGGAATATGGTAGGATTAGCTCCAAAAATCACGTGCTCCCCTCCCTCCGTGTAGAgaggcacattttaaaaagaaggagcCAGTTCCCCATCCCGGATCTCCAGACCTTCCAACCTAGCCGGTGCGCGCCAGCCCCAGGCCCCTCTGCCAGCCCCCGGAGCAGCGCACGCAGCATGTGCGCGCCTCTCCCGCGCGCCGAGCCGGGAGCCGGCAGCCCGCCAACTTGTCCCGGCGTGCAGCGCGCCGCGCACGTGACCCCGCCCCCTGCCATTGGTCCGAGCGCGAGGGGCGGGGCCGCCGCGGAGCGAGCGAGCCAAGCGCGGCCTCATTAGACCACGGGCTGCAGTCGGAGCGGCTGGGAGGTTCGCGCGCTTCTCGGGGGTCGGTAGGAAGCGGGGAGGCCGGAGCTGCGGGCGTGGGGACCTGGCGGCCCCTGAAGCGCAAGCTGGCTGGCAGCAGGTGTGCGGGGCATCCCTGTCACGTGGCCGAACAGCCTGGGGCGCGCGGAGCCTGGCAGGGGGCGGGGCGCACGCAGGCCACACCCCCTTCAGACTCCAGCCCGGGCATTGGAGCGGGGCCAAGGCGTAGTGCACCTCTGGAAGGTCCAACCTGAAGGGTGGTTCAAAGGAGTGTTGGGCACCCTCAAATTAGGGGAAAACTGGGGAGCACCCTCTCCTTCCCCAGGGCGGAGGTTACTACAATTATAAGCGGGGAGCCGGTGCCCCTGAGGAAGGAGATCGTGAATGAGATTAAGATGGAGGGGCTTGGGATTCCTGGGAGCCCCAGGTCCCAGCTTGAAACGGTGGAGTCTGGGCAAATGAGCTTGTGTGAAGACGGTGGCTTCTGGGCCTGGCCCTGACCCAGATTGCAGTGAGAGTTCCCGCAGGCCCCGCCTCTTTCTGGGCCTCGTGTCTCCCGGCCGCCCGGCCGGGTGCGAGGCCTTACCCCTCTGGTCTGCTGCAGGATGGGCCTCTCCGCTGCGGCCCCGCTGTGGGGCCCCCCGGGGCTGCTCCTGGCCATCGCCCTGCACCCAGCGCTGTCGGTGCCCCCGCGCCGGGACTACTGCGTGCTGGGCGCTGGGCCCGCGGGCCTGCAGATGGCCTACTTCCTGCAGCGCGCTGGACGCGACTATGAAGTGTTCGAGCGCGCCCCGCGGCCCGGCAGCTTCTTCACGCGCTACCCGCGGCACCGCAAGCTCATCAGCATCAACAAGCGGTACACTGGCAAGGCTAACGCCGAGTTCAACCTCCGCCACGACTGGAACTCTCTGCTTAGCCACGACCCCCGGCTGCTCTTCAGACAGTACTCACGTGCCTACTTCCCCGACGCCCGCGACATGGTGCGCTACCTGGGTGACTTCGCGGACACACTGGGGCTCCGTGTCCAGTACAACACCACCATCGCCCACGTCACTCTGGACAAGGACCGACGGGCCTGGAATGGCCACTACTTCATCCTAACCGACCAGAAGGGCCAGGTGCACCAGTGCAGGTAAGGCCTGTGCCTGAGCTCACCTGCAGAAGCTGGGACCTTCCCCACACGAACCACACACCTTGATTGGCCAGTAGGTGTGggaggaatggaagaaaatgggtatttcgctttttttttttttttttttgagacggagtctcactctgtcgctgaggctggagtgcagtggcaggagctcggctcactgcaatctccgcctccctggttcaagcgattctcctgcctcagcctccgcaatagctgggactacaggcacgcaccaccacaactggctaattttttatatttttggtggagatgaggtttcacaatgttggccaggctggtcttgaactcctgacctcaggagatccacccacctcagcctcctcaaatgctgggattacaggtatgagccactgcacccagccttcgaTTCTATTTTTGAAACCACCCTGTGATCAAAGCATTCTTCTGCAGGCCGGCAGGATCTAAGTCCCCAGCTGCCCTCCCCTGGATGGCGATCCTTACCAATGGAAGGAGCAGGACTTTGAAATCAGGCCTACATGTGTTTAGACTCTGGCTCTGCTGCCTTTACAAGCTTTTAGGCCACGGACCTGAAGAGCCTGTGCCTCCTCACCTGTAAAGCAGGCCATGTACCACCTCCAGGTTGCTTGGAGGAGTCAGTAAGATGGTGCACAGATACACTTAGTACAGGGCCTGGTACAGAATTACTGCTCAGTAGATAGATGCATCCGTCAGAGAACTCAGAAAGGGGAAAGTAGAACATCAGGTTTCCTTTCATCACCAAGGGTGATACCTGGTCTGACTGTTGTGTGCAAAGTTAGGTGAATTCTCCATTTCTCATAATGTCATCTTCTCCTCTCTCACAGAGCAAAATTAACCCCCAGTACAGTGCTAGGGAAAATACTGTGAGCTCAGGGAGAGGCAAGGGCAGAGCCTCTCAAGTGCACTGGAGTGAGGGcgtaaacaaatgaatgaattaacaaatgaatgaatgaatgaatgtcctATTTTCTTTTAGCGGCCAGTGGTTGGAGTGaggcaggtgggtgggtgggtccAGGGAGTGGTTTTCCCTTAGTGATCTTATAGCTAAGAGACTAAGCCATCTTTCCTTTGTCCCTGCCTGCAGCGTCCTCCTTGTAGCCACTGGCTTATCAGTCCCCAACCAGGTTGACTTCCCTGGCTCCGAAAACGTGGAGGGTTACGAGTCTGTGTCCATAGACCCTGAGGACTTTATAGGCCAGAATGTGCTGATCCTGGGCCGTGGGAACTCAGCCTTTGAGACGGCAGAGAACATCTTGGGTGTCACAAACTTTATCCACATGCTCAGCCGCTCCCGGGTCCGTCTGTCCTGGGCCACCCACTACGTTGGAGACCTCAGGTAGGCCACATCCCTGCGTGCGTGTTCTGTGCTGGGAGTCCAGAGTGTGAAAAGAGCCTCCCCAACCCTCTCCTGCCCTTCCTGACCCCAGCTGCACTGCCCAACTTTCCTCTGAGTCTCTCTCCCTGCATTCTCTGTGGGCCCAGAGCCATCAACAATGGCCTGCTGGATACCTACCAGCTGAAGTCCCTGGATGGGCTGCTCGAGTCTGACCTGAGGGATCTGGCCATCCTGAAGGATAGCAAAGGCAAGTTCCATGTCACCCTGAAATTCTTCCTGGAAGAAGCCAGCACCAACCAGAGTGCCGACGCCATCACCCTCCCCCAGGACGACAATGACAACTTTGCCATGCGCGTGCCCTATGACCGAGTCATCCGCTGCCTGGGCTGGAACTTTGACTTCTCCATTTTCAATAAGTGAGTTCCATGCGGGAGGAGGTGGGCTCTCCTAGCGAACCCTCCTGACCCCTCCCTAGGGGAACAGAGTGGCTGTTCAGTAGGCTGGCAACAGAGCTTTCAGGACAGCACCCTAAGAATGGATGTGAGTGCTGCCTGGTTTCCCTCCAGGACATGAGCTCTCTGACCGTTGAGGGTCCCAGGTGGCCCTGAGGCCCTTGGTCCTAGAGCAGTACCAGCAGATCTTCATCGGCATTGGGAGCCTCCACCTGTGAGATGGAAAGGCCAGCTCAGACTCAGAGAGAATACAGAGGGGAATTTGCTGGAAGGCAGTGTAGCGTAGTGGCTGAGAGCACAGGTGCAGGAATTGTCTTGAGAGTCTCAGTTTGCCAAATCTGTGACCTCGTTGAAAGTTATTTAACCAGGCTGTGGCCCAGtatcctcatctctaaaatgggattctaagtttctttctcatatgGTTATTGCGAGGATTAACATAAGAATGTGcttggaggctgggtgcggtggctcacacctataatcccagcacttagggaggccaagacaggcagatcacttgaggttaggagttcgagaccagcctggccaacatggtgaaaccccgtccgtactaaaaatataaaaaaattaaccaagcgtggtggtgggtgcctgtaatcccagctacttgggaggctgaggtgggagaatcgctggaacctgggaagtggaagttgcagtgagccgagatcacgtcactgcactccagcctgggcaacagagtgagactccatctcaaaataagaagagtGTGCGCagatgccaggcacggtggctcatggtctcacacctgtaatcccagcagtttgggaggccaaggcgggcatatTACTTCagttcgggagttcaagactcacctgggcaacatagtgaaaccccatctctacaaaaaatacaaaaattagccaggtatgttgacacatgcctgtggtcccagctactcaggaggctgaggtgtgaggactgcttgagcccaagaagtcgaggctgtggtgagctaagatcatgcctctgcattccagcctgggcaacagagtgagaccctgtctcaaacaaaaaaagagatggccgggcacagtggctcacgcctgtattcccagcactttgggaggccaaggtgggcagatcatgaggtcaggagtccaagatcagcctgaccaacatagtgaaacaccgtctctaccagaaatacaaaaaattagccgggcatggtggcacgtgcctgtaatcccagctactcaggaggctgaggcaggagaatcgcctgaaccttggaggcggaggttgcagtgagccaagatcgcgccattgtgcGCTCCAGCCCAGGCGATAGTGTGagatctctgtctcaaaaaaaaaaaaaaaaaaaaaaaaaaaaaagagaggagacaaAGTAgggggggagagaaagaaaggaaagaaagtgctGGGAGCTAGGTGCAGTGATGAGtacctagctactcaggaggctgaggcaggaggatcactggagcccaggaggtcaaggctgcagtgtgctatgatcatgcctgtgaatagcagctgcactccaacctgggcaacataatgagacataAGAGATAGGGATCTCTTAAATCAGAGAAAGTACTTGGCATATATCATGTGCTTAATAAAATGTTAGTTGCTAAAGTTATTTATCACTGTATCTTGAAGGGCTGTTTTATGAAGCCTAGACTTTAAACATTGCTGCCAACTATCTCAGGAGGTTTGGTATCAAAGCACCATCCAGTCTTTCATTTGCCTTCTGACCAGGGTGCagaaagacaaaggagaagcTGTTGTGCCTGTCCAGACCCTCCTTTCCatgggcctcccaaaattctaggattgcagacgtgagccactgcacctggcctgacttcgttgttttttttgcttttttggttttttgggtttttttgggtttttttttgagacagtctcactctgttgcccaggctggagtgcaatggcataatcttggctcactgcaacctctgcctcccaggttcaagtgattctcccgcctcagcctcccaagtagctgggattacagccatgcaccgcCACCCCCAGCTAACTCTTTGGGTGTTTTTtcgtaaaggtggggtttcaccatgttggccaggctggtctcgaactcctgaccttgtgatccacccgcctcggcctcccaaagtactgggattacaggagtgagccacctcgcccggccgacTTCATCTCTTAAGTGGAGATGATAATACCCATCTGCTAGGGTCAtggtgaggtttaaatgagacGAGAAAAGTAAGGCACTCAGTGCCAGTTATAAGTGCCACTGTAATAAGTgcctcctggctgggtgcagtggctcacacctatcatcccagcactttgggaggccgaggcagatggatcacataaggt comes from Macaca fascicularis isolate 582-1 chromosome 10, T2T-MFA8v1.1 and encodes:
- the FOXRED2 gene encoding FAD-dependent oxidoreductase domain-containing protein 2, which encodes MGLSAAAPLWGPPGLLLAIALHPALSVPPRRDYCVLGAGPAGLQMAYFLQRAGRDYEVFERAPRPGSFFTRYPRHRKLISINKRYTGKANAEFNLRHDWNSLLSHDPRLLFRQYSRAYFPDARDMVRYLGDFADTLGLRVQYNTTIAHVTLDKDRRAWNGHYFILTDQKGQVHQCSVLLVATGLSVPNQVDFPGSENVEGYESVSIDPEDFIGQNVLILGRGNSAFETAENILGVTNFIHMLSRSRVRLSWATHYVGDLRAINNGLLDTYQLKSLDGLLESDLRDLAILKDSKGKFHVTLKFFLEEASTNQSADAITLPQDDNDNFAMRVPYDRVIRCLGWNFDFSIFNKSLRLNSGNAFGKKYPLIRASYESKGSRGLFILGTASHSVDYRKSAGGFIHGFRYTVRAVHRLLEHRHHSVAWPATELPITQLTSSIVRRVNEASGLYQMFGVLADVILLKENAMAFEYLEEFPIQMLAQLETLTGRKARHGLFVINMEYGRNFSGPDKDVFFDDRSVGHTEDAWQSNFLHPVIYYYRYLPTEQEVRFRPAHWPLPRPTAIHHIVEDFLTDWTAPIGHILPLRRFLENCLDTDLRSFYAESCFLFALTRQKLPPFCQQGYLRMQGLVSTESLRQHRVESRLLRDDAPMGRDLEDSSQHPGDQELLGAPLAPGPLAQSLDSNKEEL